One genomic segment of Clavelina lepadiformis chromosome 3, kaClaLepa1.1, whole genome shotgun sequence includes these proteins:
- the LOC143448868 gene encoding HBS1-like protein: MSRHRNVRNAKNYDYDDDYDIYGHSYDDDYCVSPGTLQQYSYSRSSGRGVQFGSYMPSEDTVEEEVGEEEKSYHRKEYQEDTMVNHHKSVIGTRAIEKLNGCLELMRNVVGENYAESEMKDAAINCNFDCEQAINYLLNSAHRAHTFSNDDSSSNQSHVTTTTSSTCKLMSDAVPMPQRTHRRGRRSKQGDTSTTLDTISKPKTDPVDLVITKMTKAANTSLAPAKTGFCITGSPDSSNSACQLAVHNVQNGTVLTIDSSMNKDKQLEKAKCNLSSKSDLVSTPKRRVDGNESAPSTPGKQVKNLINYTEEYSKRMKDEKQQISMVVIGHVDAGKSTMMGHLLFQKGVISKRLIHKYEQESRKQGKASFAYAWVLDETGEERARGVTMDVAHNYFETSNRIVTLMDAPGHRDFIPNMISGASQADVAVLVVGASTNEFEAGFGIGGQTREHALLVRSLGVVQLAVAVNKLDTVDWSKKRFDEIVEKLKQFLKQAGFRESDVTYVPVSGLLGENLAEQAKNATLCSWYKGPCLLEVIDRFRPPTRPVDYALRFCVNDVYRGQGSGIYISGKIESGGVCPGTKVEVMPASERGLVKGVEVGDERNRSNFALAGEHATLILTGIDAMKVTNGSVICDADNPIRAVTRLQARIVVFNIEVPITRGFPVELHYKAVSEPAVIRRIHSQLHKSTGEVIAKKPKVLLKGHNALVEVEVTRPVCLEEYAALKELGRFTLRYGGSTIAACVVMKLL; encoded by the exons ATGTCTCGGCACCGCAATGTacgaaatgcaaaaaattatgaCTATGATGATGATTATGACATATATGGACATTCTTATGATGATGACTATTGTGTGTCACCTGGGACATTGCAGCAATATTCATACTCTCGCTCTAGTGGGCGAGGTGTTCAGTTTGGTTCGTACATGCCATCAGAAGATACTGTAGAAGAGGAAGTTGGTGAAGAAGAGAAAAGTTATCATCGAAAAGAATATCAGGAGGACACAATGGTGAACCACCATAAAAGTGTCATCGGTACACGTGCCATTGAGAAATTAAATGGTTGCTTAGAATTAATGAGGAATGTTGTTGGAGAAAATTATGCTGAATCAGAAATGAAAGACGCAGCAATTAATTGCAACTTCGATTGTGAACAAGCAATCAATTATCTTTTGAACTCAGCTCATAGAGCTCATACTTTTTCAAACGATGATTCATCGTCAAATCAAAGTCATGTAACAACAACTACCTCGTCAACATGCAAATTGATGTCAGATGCAGTACCCATGCCACAGCGGACACACAGACGTGGACGAAGGTCAAAGCAG GGTGATACCAGCACTACTCTTGATACCATATCAAAGCCTAAAACTGATCCTGTTGATTTGGTTATTACAAAAATGACCAAAGCTGCAAACACTTCACTGGCACCTGCGAAAACTGGATTTTGCATTACTGGCTCACCAGATTCCAGCAATTCAGCATGTCAATTAGCGGTACATAATGTACAAAATGGCACTGTGTTGACAATTGATAGTTCTATGAACAAAGACAAGCAACTGGAAAAAGCGAAATGCAATCTAAGTTCAAAATCAGATTTGGTTTCAACACCAAAACGCAGAGTAGATGGTAATGAAAGTGCACCATCAACTCCTGGAAAACAAGTCAAGAATTTAATTAACTATACG GAGGAATATTCTAAAAGAATGAAAGATGAAAAGCAGCAGATAAGTATGGTTGTAATAGGTCACGTTGATGCAGGAAAGTCGACTATGATGGGCcatttgctttttcaaaagGGGGTTATTTCAAAACGTCTTATCCACAAATATGAACAG GAATCTCGTAAACAAGGAAAAGCATCATTTGCTTATGCTTGGGTCTTGGATGAAACTGGGGAAGAAAGAGCACGTGGTGTTACGATGGATGTTGCtcataattattttgaaacaagCAACCGAATTGTTACTTTAATGGATGCTCCAGGACATAGAGATTTTATACCCAACATGATATCAG GTGCGTCACAAGCAGATGTTGCTGTGCTTGTAGTTGGAGCAAGCACAAATGAATTTGAGGCTGGTTTTGGAATTGGAGGTCAGACACGTGAACATGCGCTACTTGTGCGGTCACTTGGTGTGGTGCAACTTGCTGTTGCTGTTAACAAGCTTGATACAGTTGACTGGTCTAAGAAAAG ATTTGATGAAATAGTTGAAAAGCTTAagcagtttttaaaacaagctGGTTTTCGTGAAAGCGATGTCACGTATGTGCCTGTAAGTGGACTGTTGGGTGAAAATCTTGCTGAACAAGCCAAAAATGCAACATTGTGCTCTTGGTATAAAGGACCTTGTTTGTTGGAG GTCATAGATAGATTTCGTCCTCCTACTCGTCCTGTGGACTATGCACTTCGATTCTGTGTTAATGATGTTTATCGTGGTCAAGGAAGTGGAATATATATTTCGGGAAAAATCGAATCTGGTGGTGTCTGCCCTGGAACAAAA GTTGAAGTAATGCCTGCCAGTGAACGTGGCTTAGTTAAAGGAGTAGAAGTTGGCGACGAGCGAAATAGAAGCAATTTTGCTCTTGCTGGTGAGCACGCGACGCTTATTTTAACTGGTATCGATGCAATGAAAGTTACCAACGGAAGTGTTATATGTGATGCTGACAATCCCATTCGTGCAGTCACACGCTTACAAGCCAG GATTGTAGTTTTTAATATTGAAGTTCCCATCACTCGTGGATTTCCTGTAGAACTGCATTATAAAGCAGTGTCTGAGCCTGCTGTAATTCGAAGAATTCACTCTCAACTTCACAAAAGCACAGGAGAGGTTATAGCTAAGAAAcccaaagttttattaaag GGTCATAATGCACTGGTAGAAGTGGAAGTGACAAGGCCAGTATGCTTAGAGGAATATGCAGCTTTGAAGGAACTTGGACGTTTTACGCTAAGATATGGTGGATCCACCATAGCTGCATGTGTTGTCATGAAattgttgtaa
- the LOC143448869 gene encoding COP9 signalosome complex subunit 7a-like has protein sequence METDAQSSLANAVNANQHLEPFLVLAKNTRGAALRELIKQVLEASGVYVFGELLDLPCVQELKDDQDGSKIFKLLNIFAYGIFQDYTAHASDLPPLSDAMSKKLKCLTIVSLAAKSKYIPYTLLLEQLNLKNIRELEDLLISAIYADIIRGRLDQQNSRLEVDWTIGRDLTPNDVNYIVDTLSSWCSSCETMLRSIETQVLSANTFLNEDILKKAQINNEVENIKSTIKKASGHDLDVASDLRTAGNQHPAPSAGFEFKPKKSKVKGLRGSGMKLWSKN, from the exons ATGGAAACAGATGCTCAAAGCAGCTTAGCTAATGCAGTAAATGCTAATCAGCATCTTGAACCGTTTTTAGTGCTAGCAAAAAATACAAGAGGAGCTGCTTTAAGAGAACTTATTAAGCAAGTTCTTGAAGCAAGCGGAGTCTACGTTTTCGGAGAATTATTAGACCTTCCATGTGTTCAGGAG TTGAAAGATGACCAAGATGGAAGCAAGATTTTTAAGCTCCTTAATATATTTGCCTACGGAATATTTCAAGATTATACGGCTCATGCATCTGATCTCCCACCACTCTCAGATGCTATGTCAAAAAAGCTCAAGTGTTTGACAATTGTCAGCCTGGCAGCAAAGTCTAAG TACATTCCTTATACGTTATTATTGGAACAACTGAACTTGAAGAATATACGTGAATTAGAGGATTTGTTGATTTCTGCAATATATGCAGATATTATCCGTGGTAGATTAGACCAACAAAACTCAAG ACTCGAAGTAGATTGGACAATAGGAAGGGATTTGACACCAAATGATGTTAACTACATTGTGGACACTTTATCTTCCTG GTGTTCCAGCTGTGAAACTATGCTACGGAGCATTGAAACTCAAGTGTTAAGTGCAAACACTTTTCTTAATGAGGACATTTTAAAAAAAGCTCAAATAAATAATGAG GtggaaaatataaaaagtactATCAAAAAAGCAAGTGGTCATGACCTTGATGTTGCATCCGACTTGCGTACGGCTGGCAACCAACACCCTGCACCATCAGCCGGATTCGAATTTAAACCAAAGAAGTCAAAAGTGAAAGG CTTACGTGGAAGTGGGATGAAGTTATGGTCTAAAAATTGA